The following nucleotide sequence is from Streptomyces sp. HUAS CB01.
CGGCGACCTCGCGGAGCCCGGCGGCACCACCGGTTCACGGGGCGCGCCGATCACGGTGACCGTCGCGCCGTTCAGCCCCCGGCCATCCCGAGCAGCGGGGGAAGCTCCCGCATGTCGTCGAACACCACCGTGCCCGGCCCCGCCGGCCGCGCCGCCGGGGTCAGGCCCCCGCAGTGGCCGAAGGCCCGCATACCCGCCGCCCGGGCGGCCCGCACTCCGTAGGCGCTGTCCTCGACGACCGCGCACCGGCCGGGCTCCACGCCCAGGGAGCGCGCCGCGTGCAGGAAGAGGTCGGGCGCGGGCTTGCCGACCGACAGGATCGAGATGGCTGAGAGCGACAACGAGCGCACCCTGGACGCGATGTTCGATGCGCTCGAGCGGATGCCCGTCCCCGAGGGGTACAAGGTCGAGATGGCCGAGGGGACCGTCTTCATGTCGCCGCAGCGCTCCACGACGGTCACCATGGCGCTCCTCCACGGCCGCCGCGTCGTGGCGGGCAGCCGCGCAGTACAACGGTACGTACGGGAGCCGGGACCCGCCCGGCACCGTCACACGCCGTCCACCGGCTCCACCGGCTCCGCCGTCAGCACCTCCGCCAGCACCTCCGCCAGATGCCGCCCCCGCCGGCCCGCCAGCTGTTCCAGCTGGGTGCGGCAGGAGAAGCCGTCCGCGAGCAGGACGGTGCCGGCGGTCGCCGCGCGCACCGCGGGCAGGAGCCTGTCCTCCGCGCAGGCCACCGACACCTCGTAGTGGCCGCGCTCGAAGCCGAAGTTGCCCGCGAGCCCGCAGCAGCCGCCGCTCAACTCGCCGATGAGACCCGCCCGTTCGCGCAGCCGGCGCTCGGCTGCGTCGCCCAGGACCGCGTGCTGGTGGCAGTGGGTCTGGCCGGCGACCGGGCGGTCCAGACGGGGCGGGCGCCAGTCCGGGGCGTACTCCTCCAGGGCGGCCGCGAAGGTGCGTACGGAACCGGCCAGCCGCCGTGCCCGCGGATCGTCGGCCAGGAGTTCCGGGAGGTCCGTGCGCAGAGCCGCCGCGCAGCTCGGTTCGAGCACGACCACGGGCGCACCCCGGTCCAGGACCGGTTCCATCACGTCCAGGGTGCGGCGCATGACCGCGCGGGCGCGGTCCAGTTGGCCGGTGGAGACGTAGGTCAGCCCGCAGCAGACCCGCCCCGGGGGCAGGGAGACGCCCAGGCCCGCCGACTCCAGGACCCGGACGGCGGCGCGGCCGACCGACGGGGAGAGGTGCTCGGTGAAGGTGTCGGGCCAGAGCACGAGCGGTGAGCCGGGAGTTCCGTGGCGCCGCCACCAGGAGGTGAAGGTGCGCGTGGCCAGTCGCGGGATGTCCCGCTCGGGCGCGATGCCGCCGAGGCGCTTCGCGAGCGACGCGAGGGGCCCCACCCGCGAGGCCGCGTTCAGCAGCCCGGCCAACGGCGCGGCCGCCCGCAGCCAGCGCGGCAGCCGGCCCATGGTGTAGTGCGCCGCCGGGCGCGTCCGCCCCGCGTAGTGGTGGTGCAGGAACTCCGCCTTGTACGTGGCCATGTCGACGCCCACCGGGCAGTCGCTGCGGCAGCCCTTGCAGGACAGGCACAGGTCGAGGGCCTCGTGCACCTCGCGCGAGCGCCAGCCGCCGGTGACCACCTCGCCCGCCAGCATCTCGTGCAGGAGCCGGGCCCGTCCGCGCGTGGAGTGCTGCTCCTCGCCGGTCGCACGGTACGACGGGCACATCACCCCGGGCCCAGCGGAGGGCCCGTCCACACGGCACTTGGCGACTCCGACGCACCGCCGCACGGCGGCGGTGAAGTCCCCGCCGTCGTGCGGGTACCCGAAGGCCACGTCCACCGGTTCCCTCGGCAGGACGGCGAAGCGCAGGTTCTCGTCCAGCCGCGCGGGCCGGACCAGCATGCCCGGGTTCAGTCCGCCCGCCGGGTCCCAGAGGTCCTTGAACCGGCCGAAGAGCGCGACCATTTCGTCGCCGTACATCCTCGGCAGCAGCTCCGCGCGCGCCTGCCCGTCCCCGTGCTCCCCCGACAGCGAGCCGCCGTGCGCCACGACCAGCCCGGCCACGTCCTCCGAGAACGCGCGGAAGCGCCGTACGCCCGCCTCGCCCAGCAGGTCGAAGTCGATGCGGACGTGGATGCAGCCGTCGCCGAAGTGGCCGTACGGCGTGCCGCGCAGCCCGTGCTCGGCGAGCAACGCCCGGAAGTCCCGCAGATAGGCGCCCAGCCGGGCCGGGGGCACCGCGCAGTCCTCCCAGCCTGGCCAGGCCTCTCCCCCGGAGCCTCCTGCCTGGGTGGGGGTGCCCCCGGCGTAGCCAGGGGGAGTACCCCCACGGTCGGGCATCCGGGTCGCGGCGCCGGAGGCGTCCTCCCGGACGCGCCAGAGCATGCGCTGCCCCGCGGGGTCGGTGACGACGGTCCCGTCGAGGGCGTCCGCGCCGCGCACGACCTCCTCCGCGCGTGCCCGTGCCTCGGCGGCGGTCGCCCCGCCCGTCTCGACGAACAGCCACGCCCCGCCCCTCGGCAGCCCCGCGCCCACGGCGTCCGGGACGAGATCGTCCGCCATGCCCTCGACCGTGAGCGGCCGGTGGGACAGCAGCCCGGCGGCCGCTTCCGCGGCGGCGCTCTCGTCCGCGTACCCCAGCAGGGCGAGGGCGCGTGCGGGCGGCGAGTCCACCAGCCGTACGGTCGCCTCCGTCAGCACCGCGAGCGTGCCCTCGCTGCCGCAGAAGGCGCGGGCGAGATCGGTGCCGTTCTCGGGCAGCAGGGCGTCCAGCGCATAGCCGGAGATACGGCGCGGCAGTCCGCCGGGGAATCCGGTGCGCAGCAGCGCCAGATGGCCCGCCACCAGGTCCCGCAGCCCCTCCGGGGCGCCGGCCGTCCCCGGCCTGCTCCCGTCCGGTCCCCAGCCCTTGCCGAGCCGTAGTTCAGCGCCCCCGTACGTCACGACGGACAGTTCCCGGACGTTGTCCGCGGTCGTCCCCCACGCCACCGAGTGCGAGCCGCACGAGTTGTTGCCGATCATTCCGCCGAGCGTGCAGCGGCTGTGCGTGGAGGGGTCGGGGCCGAACGTCAGCCCGTGCCGCCCCGCCTCGTCCCGCAGCCGGTCCAGCACCGCGCCGGGCTGGACCACCGCCGTGCGGGCCGCCGGGTCGACGGAGACCACCGACCGCATGTGGCGGGTGAAGTCCAGGACGACACCGGTTCCGGTCGCCTGTCCGGCGATCGACGTCCCCGCCCCCCGGGGCACCACCGCAACCCCGTGGCCGCGGCAGACGGCGAGCGCCGCCGCGACGTCCGCGGCGTCGTACGGCGCGACCACGCCGTCCGGCACCCTGCGGTAGTTGGACGCGTCCATCGTCGTCAGCGCCCGCGCCCCGGGCGAGAAGTCCACCTCGCCGCGGACCTCGGCCCGCAGCGCCCGTTCCAGCTCCCTGCGATCCGCCACCGTGCGATCAGCCATGGACCCAGCGTGCCCCACGCTCGATCGGGTGACGCCGAAACCCGTCCCGACCAGTGATCGCTTGTCTCATTCGCCGGACAACGAGCCCGGTGACCTGGCGGAACCGACTAGGCTCCGGCTCGTGGCCGATATCCAGATTCCCGCTGACATCAAGCCCGGCGACGGTCGTTTCGGCGCCGGACCCTCCAAGGTGCGTACGGAGGCGCTTGACGCCCTGGCCGCCACCGGTACGTCCCTGCTCGGCACCTCCCACCGCCAGGCCCCGGTCAAGAACCTGGTCGGCTCCGTGCGCGAGGGCATCCGCGAGCTGTTCTCCCTCCCCGAGGGCTACGAGGTGATCCTCGGCAACGGCGGCTCCACCGCGTTCTGGGACATCGCGACCCACGGGCTCATCGAGAACAAGTCGCAGCACCTGTCCTTCGGCGAGTTCTCCTCGAAGTTCGCCAAGGCGGCGAAGCAGGCGCCGTGGCTGGCCGAGCCGACCGTGATCTCCTCCGACCCCGGTACGCACCCGGAGCCGCGGGCGGAGGCGGGCGTCGACGTCTACGCCTTCACCCACAACGAGACCTCCACCGGTGTCGCCGCCCCGATCAAGCGTGTCGAGGGCGCCGACGAGGGCGCGCTCGTCCTCGTGGACGCGACGTCCGGCGCGGGCGGCCTGCCGGTCGACATCACCGAGACGGACGTCTACTACTTCGCCCCGCAGAAGTCGTTCGCCTCGGACGGCGGCCTGTGGATCGGCGTGTTCTCGCCCGCCGCGCTGGAGCGCGCCGCCCGCGTCCACGGCTCCGGCCGGCACGTCCCGGAGTTCTTCAGCCTGCCGACGGCGATCGACAACTCGCTGAAGAACCAGACCTACAACACCCCGGCGCTGGCGACCCTCTTCCTGCTCGACGAGCAGCTGAAGTGGTTCAACGGGCAGGGCGGGCTGGACTGGGCGGTCCGGCGGACCGCCACCTCCGCGCGCCACCTGTACGGCTGGGCGGAGGAGTCGAAGCACGCCACGCCGTTCGTCACGGACCCGGCGAAGCGCTCGCAGGTCATCGGCACGATCGACTTCTCGGACGACATCGACGCGGCGGCGGTCGCGAAGGTGCTGCGGGCCAACGGGATCGTGGACACCGAGCCGTACCGCAAGCTCGGCCGCAACCAGCTGCGGATCGCGATGTTCCCGGCGGTCGACCCGGCGGACGTGCAGGCGCTGACGGCCTGCGTGGACCACGTGATCGAGAGGCTGTGACCCGGGCGTCGTGAACGCCGGCAGCCGGCCGGTCGTGTCACGGCGGCCCGGCGGACGCAGCGCGTCAGGCAGGAACAGGGCGGCACCACCGAGTGGACTCGGTGGTGCCGCCCTCTGCGTCGTGGCGGGTGCGTGCGCGGTCGGCCGCGGCCGTGCCGCGACCGGTTCGGGGGCGCGTCCGGTGCCGTTCCGGCGGACACCCGAGGGGGTGCCCGGGGCGGTACCGGCCGTTGGGGCATTGCCCAATGAGCCGATGCGGGGCGCGAGTCGACCGTTCTAGGGTGGAGGCCGGGCAGCGCCGCTCGGGCGCGATCCCCTCGGCCTCCGGCCGGAGCGGAGCGTGCGGGGGATCCCCCGGGACGAGCGAGCGGAGGCGCTACGGCAAGGTTCTTGGAGGGCACGTGAGGGGCAGGACACGGTCGCTGGTGGCCGTCGCGGGGATGACCGCCGTGATCGGCATCGGCGGTTCGGCGGGGAGCGTGCAGGCGGCACCCCAGAGGGCTGACGGAGCGAGCTGTTCCCTGGGCCAGGTGTGCCTGTGGGACCTGAAGAACTACAAGCGGCAGCAGACCTCCTGGGGGGCCACTCCCACATCCGCCAACGCCTGCTCCAAGGGCGCCAGGGGCCTGATCGACATCCGGCGGCACACCAACCGGCTGCCCCGCTCGGGATGGAACAAGTCCACGCGGAACTGGTACCTGGTCGGCAAGGACAAGAAGACGGTCAAGCTGACGGTCCCGAAGCGCGGGATGCGCGGCTCGAAGGTGCCGGACATCGCGAAGTACAAAGAGGTCTACTACATGTGCTGGAAGTAGGCACCGGGGTGGGCGGTACGTAGGCACCGGCGTTTGCCCGAAGCAGCCGGGGTTCGCGGGAAGTACGCACCGGCGTTTGCGGCGAGTGCACACCGGCACGCGGAACACCGCCGCGGGCGCCGGGCGTCCACCGTCCCGCGGCCCGCGGCGGTCCGGACGGGTTCCGTGGCGGGGGCCGCGAGCGGGAGGCGGGCTTCCGGCTCGTACGGCAGGGCCCGAGCGACAACCGGGCGCCCTGGGCGCAGGCGTCGCCCGGGGCGGTCCGGCGGCGGGACGGCCGCGGCGCCGACCGCACGGCAGTGACGGCACCACCGGTCCGACCCGGTGTGCCGCCCACCGGCTCGTCCCGGCTGCCGACGCCGGGACGAGCGCTCCCCCGTCGACCGGCCGCGGACGAGGCCGCTTCCGGCATCTCACCGCCACCTCCGGCCCTGACGGCCGGCCGGGACGCACACCGTGAACCGGGTCCGCGGCCCGCGCGGCGGACGACCGCCCCCGCACCGTTCAGGCCGGTACGCAAGGCCGCCGGC
It contains:
- the serC gene encoding phosphoserine transaminase, coding for MADIQIPADIKPGDGRFGAGPSKVRTEALDALAATGTSLLGTSHRQAPVKNLVGSVREGIRELFSLPEGYEVILGNGGSTAFWDIATHGLIENKSQHLSFGEFSSKFAKAAKQAPWLAEPTVISSDPGTHPEPRAEAGVDVYAFTHNETSTGVAAPIKRVEGADEGALVLVDATSGAGGLPVDITETDVYYFAPQKSFASDGGLWIGVFSPAALERAARVHGSGRHVPEFFSLPTAIDNSLKNQTYNTPALATLFLLDEQLKWFNGQGGLDWAVRRTATSARHLYGWAEESKHATPFVTDPAKRSQVIGTIDFSDDIDAAAVAKVLRANGIVDTEPYRKLGRNQLRIAMFPAVDPADVQALTACVDHVIERL
- a CDS encoding FAD-binding and (Fe-S)-binding domain-containing protein, giving the protein MADRTVADRRELERALRAEVRGEVDFSPGARALTTMDASNYRRVPDGVVAPYDAADVAAALAVCRGHGVAVVPRGAGTSIAGQATGTGVVLDFTRHMRSVVSVDPAARTAVVQPGAVLDRLRDEAGRHGLTFGPDPSTHSRCTLGGMIGNNSCGSHSVAWGTTADNVRELSVVTYGGAELRLGKGWGPDGSRPGTAGAPEGLRDLVAGHLALLRTGFPGGLPRRISGYALDALLPENGTDLARAFCGSEGTLAVLTEATVRLVDSPPARALALLGYADESAAAEAAAGLLSHRPLTVEGMADDLVPDAVGAGLPRGGAWLFVETGGATAAEARARAEEVVRGADALDGTVVTDPAGQRMLWRVREDASGAATRMPDRGGTPPGYAGGTPTQAGGSGGEAWPGWEDCAVPPARLGAYLRDFRALLAEHGLRGTPYGHFGDGCIHVRIDFDLLGEAGVRRFRAFSEDVAGLVVAHGGSLSGEHGDGQARAELLPRMYGDEMVALFGRFKDLWDPAGGLNPGMLVRPARLDENLRFAVLPREPVDVAFGYPHDGGDFTAAVRRCVGVAKCRVDGPSAGPGVMCPSYRATGEEQHSTRGRARLLHEMLAGEVVTGGWRSREVHEALDLCLSCKGCRSDCPVGVDMATYKAEFLHHHYAGRTRPAAHYTMGRLPRWLRAAAPLAGLLNAASRVGPLASLAKRLGGIAPERDIPRLATRTFTSWWRRHGTPGSPLVLWPDTFTEHLSPSVGRAAVRVLESAGLGVSLPPGRVCCGLTYVSTGQLDRARAVMRRTLDVMEPVLDRGAPVVVLEPSCAAALRTDLPELLADDPRARRLAGSVRTFAAALEEYAPDWRPPRLDRPVAGQTHCHQHAVLGDAAERRLRERAGLIGELSGGCCGLAGNFGFERGHYEVSVACAEDRLLPAVRAATAGTVLLADGFSCRTQLEQLAGRRGRHLAEVLAEVLTAEPVEPVDGV